The following coding sequences are from one Macaca mulatta isolate MMU2019108-1 chromosome 7, T2T-MMU8v2.0, whole genome shotgun sequence window:
- the JMJD7 gene encoding bifunctional peptidase and (3S)-lysyl hydroxylase JMJD7 isoform X3 has product MAEAALDAVRRELREFPAAARELSVPLAVPYLNKPPTPLHFYRDWVCPSRPCIIRNALQHWPALQKWSLPYFRATVGSTEVSVAVTPDGYADAVRGDRFVMPAERRVPLSFVLDVLEGRAQHPGVLYVQKQCSNLPTELPQLLPDLESHVPWASEALGKMPDAVNFWLGEAAAVTSCRCREYKVHKDPYENLYCVVSGEKHFLLHPPSDRPFIPYELYTPATYQLTEEGTFKVVDEEAMEKVPWIPLDPLAPDLARYPSYSQAQALRCTVRAGEMLYLPALWFHHVQQSQGCIAVNFWYDMEYDLKYSYFQLLDSLTKASGLD; this is encoded by the exons ATGGCGGAGGCGGCTTTGGACGCCGTGAGGAGGGAGTTACGAGAATTCCCGGCCGCTGCAAGGG aGCTCAGCGTGCCTCTTGCTGTACCCTACCTGAACAAGCCCCCAACTCCGCTCCACTTCTACCGGGACTGGGTCTGCCCCAGCAGGCCGTGCATCATCCGCAACGCTCTGCAGCACTGGCCGGCCCTCCAAAAGTGGTCCCTCCCCTATTTCAG AGCCACAGTGGGGTCCACGGAGGTGAGCGTGGCCGTGACCCCAGACGGTTACGCGGATGCCGTGAGAGGGGACCGCTTCGTGATGCCAGCTGAACGCCGCGTGCCCCTGAGCTTCGTGCTGGATGTGCTGGAGGGCCGGGCCCAGCACCCCGGGGTCCTCTACGTGCAGAAGCAGTGCTCCAACCTGCCCACCGAGCTGCCCCAGCTGCTGCCTGACCTGGAATCCCATGTGCCCTGGGCCTCAGAAGCCCTGG GAAAGATGCCCGATGCTGTGAACTTCTGGCTAGGGGAGGCGGCTGCGGTGACTTCTTGTAGGTGTCGGGAATACAAAG TGCACAAGGACCCCTATGAGAACCTCTACTGCGTGGTCTCAGGAGAGAAGCATTTCCTGTTACATCCGCCCAGCGACCGGCCCTTCATCCCCTATG AGCTGTACACGCCGGCAACCTACCAGCTAACCGAAGAGGGCACCTTTAAGGTGGTGGATGAAGAGGCCATGGAGAAG GTGCCCTGGATCCCACTGGACCCCTTGGCGCCAGACCTAGCCCGCTACCCCAGTTACAGTCAGGCCCAGGCCCTTCGCTGTACAGTGCGGGCCGGTGAGATGCTCTATCTGCCGGCTCTGTGGTTCCACCACGTCCAGCAGTCCCAGGGCTGCATTGCAG TGAATTTCTGGTATGACATGGAATACGACCTCAAGTATAGTTACTTCCAGCTGCTCGACTCCCTCACCAAGGCTTCAGGCCTTGACTGA
- the JMJD7 gene encoding bifunctional peptidase and (3S)-lysyl hydroxylase JMJD7 isoform X2, whose protein sequence is MAEAALDAVRRELREFPAAARELSVPLAVPYLNKPPTPLHFYRDWVCPSRPCIIRNALQHWPALQKWSLPYFRATVGSTEVSVAVTPDGYADAVRGDRFVMPAERRVPLSFVLDVLEGRAQHPGVLYVQKQCSNLPTELPQLLPDLESHVPWASEALGKMPDAVNFWLGEAAAVTSCHLGVQGSQHDGLPPLVPLPSIPCPRAFFMLAVHKDPYENLYCVVSGEKHFLLHPPSDRPFIPYELYTPATYQLTEEGTFKVVDEEAMEKVPWIPLDPLAPDLARYPSYSQAQALRCTVRAGEMLYLPALWFHHVQQSQGCIAVNFWYDMEYDLKYSYFQLLDSLTKASGLD, encoded by the exons ATGGCGGAGGCGGCTTTGGACGCCGTGAGGAGGGAGTTACGAGAATTCCCGGCCGCTGCAAGGG aGCTCAGCGTGCCTCTTGCTGTACCCTACCTGAACAAGCCCCCAACTCCGCTCCACTTCTACCGGGACTGGGTCTGCCCCAGCAGGCCGTGCATCATCCGCAACGCTCTGCAGCACTGGCCGGCCCTCCAAAAGTGGTCCCTCCCCTATTTCAG AGCCACAGTGGGGTCCACGGAGGTGAGCGTGGCCGTGACCCCAGACGGTTACGCGGATGCCGTGAGAGGGGACCGCTTCGTGATGCCAGCTGAACGCCGCGTGCCCCTGAGCTTCGTGCTGGATGTGCTGGAGGGCCGGGCCCAGCACCCCGGGGTCCTCTACGTGCAGAAGCAGTGCTCCAACCTGCCCACCGAGCTGCCCCAGCTGCTGCCTGACCTGGAATCCCATGTGCCCTGGGCCTCAGAAGCCCTGG GAAAGATGCCCGATGCTGTGAACTTCTGGCTAGGGGAGGCGGCTGCGGTGACTTCTT GCCATCTTGGGGTGCAGGGCTCTCAGCATGATGGTTTGCCGCCTCTTGTGCCCCTGCCCTCCATACCCTGCCCCCGGGCCTTCTTTATGTTGGCAGTGCACAAGGACCCCTATGAGAACCTCTACTGCGTGGTCTCAGGAGAGAAGCATTTCCTGTTACATCCGCCCAGCGACCGGCCCTTCATCCCCTATG AGCTGTACACGCCGGCAACCTACCAGCTAACCGAAGAGGGCACCTTTAAGGTGGTGGATGAAGAGGCCATGGAGAAG GTGCCCTGGATCCCACTGGACCCCTTGGCGCCAGACCTAGCCCGCTACCCCAGTTACAGTCAGGCCCAGGCCCTTCGCTGTACAGTGCGGGCCGGTGAGATGCTCTATCTGCCGGCTCTGTGGTTCCACCACGTCCAGCAGTCCCAGGGCTGCATTGCAG TGAATTTCTGGTATGACATGGAATACGACCTCAAGTATAGTTACTTCCAGCTGCTCGACTCCCTCACCAAGGCTTCAGGCCTTGACTGA
- the JMJD7 gene encoding bifunctional peptidase and (3S)-lysyl hydroxylase JMJD7 isoform X4 — protein sequence MAEAALDAVRRELREFPAAARELSVPLAVPYLNKPPTPLHFYRDWVCPSRPCIIRNALQHWPALQKWSLPYFRATVGSTEVSVAVTPDGYADAVRGDRFVMPAERRVPLSFVLDVLEGRAQHPGVLYVQKQCSNLPTELPQLLPDLESHVPWASEALGKMPDAVNFWLGEAAAVTSLHKDPYENLYCVVSGEKHFLLHPPSDRPFIPYELYTPATYQLTEEGTFKVVDEEAMEKVPWIPLDPLAPDLARYPSYSQAQALRCTVRAGEMLYLPALWFHHVQQSQGCIAVNFWYDMEYDLKYSYFQLLDSLTKASGLD from the exons ATGGCGGAGGCGGCTTTGGACGCCGTGAGGAGGGAGTTACGAGAATTCCCGGCCGCTGCAAGGG aGCTCAGCGTGCCTCTTGCTGTACCCTACCTGAACAAGCCCCCAACTCCGCTCCACTTCTACCGGGACTGGGTCTGCCCCAGCAGGCCGTGCATCATCCGCAACGCTCTGCAGCACTGGCCGGCCCTCCAAAAGTGGTCCCTCCCCTATTTCAG AGCCACAGTGGGGTCCACGGAGGTGAGCGTGGCCGTGACCCCAGACGGTTACGCGGATGCCGTGAGAGGGGACCGCTTCGTGATGCCAGCTGAACGCCGCGTGCCCCTGAGCTTCGTGCTGGATGTGCTGGAGGGCCGGGCCCAGCACCCCGGGGTCCTCTACGTGCAGAAGCAGTGCTCCAACCTGCCCACCGAGCTGCCCCAGCTGCTGCCTGACCTGGAATCCCATGTGCCCTGGGCCTCAGAAGCCCTGG GAAAGATGCCCGATGCTGTGAACTTCTGGCTAGGGGAGGCGGCTGCGGTGACTTCTT TGCACAAGGACCCCTATGAGAACCTCTACTGCGTGGTCTCAGGAGAGAAGCATTTCCTGTTACATCCGCCCAGCGACCGGCCCTTCATCCCCTATG AGCTGTACACGCCGGCAACCTACCAGCTAACCGAAGAGGGCACCTTTAAGGTGGTGGATGAAGAGGCCATGGAGAAG GTGCCCTGGATCCCACTGGACCCCTTGGCGCCAGACCTAGCCCGCTACCCCAGTTACAGTCAGGCCCAGGCCCTTCGCTGTACAGTGCGGGCCGGTGAGATGCTCTATCTGCCGGCTCTGTGGTTCCACCACGTCCAGCAGTCCCAGGGCTGCATTGCAG TGAATTTCTGGTATGACATGGAATACGACCTCAAGTATAGTTACTTCCAGCTGCTCGACTCCCTCACCAAGGCTTCAGGCCTTGACTGA
- the JMJD7 gene encoding bifunctional peptidase and (3S)-lysyl hydroxylase JMJD7 isoform X1, translated as MAEAALDAVRRELREFPAAARELSVPLAVPYLNKPPTPLHFYRDWVCPSRPCIIRNALQHWPALQKWSLPYFRATVGSTEVSVAVTPDGYADAVRGDRFVMPAERRVPLSFVLDVLEGRAQHPGVLYVQKQCSNLPTELPQLLPDLESHVPWASEALGKMPDAVNFWLGEAAAVTSCRCREYKGHLGVQGSQHDGLPPLVPLPSIPCPRAFFMLAVHKDPYENLYCVVSGEKHFLLHPPSDRPFIPYELYTPATYQLTEEGTFKVVDEEAMEKVPWIPLDPLAPDLARYPSYSQAQALRCTVRAGEMLYLPALWFHHVQQSQGCIAVNFWYDMEYDLKYSYFQLLDSLTKASGLD; from the exons ATGGCGGAGGCGGCTTTGGACGCCGTGAGGAGGGAGTTACGAGAATTCCCGGCCGCTGCAAGGG aGCTCAGCGTGCCTCTTGCTGTACCCTACCTGAACAAGCCCCCAACTCCGCTCCACTTCTACCGGGACTGGGTCTGCCCCAGCAGGCCGTGCATCATCCGCAACGCTCTGCAGCACTGGCCGGCCCTCCAAAAGTGGTCCCTCCCCTATTTCAG AGCCACAGTGGGGTCCACGGAGGTGAGCGTGGCCGTGACCCCAGACGGTTACGCGGATGCCGTGAGAGGGGACCGCTTCGTGATGCCAGCTGAACGCCGCGTGCCCCTGAGCTTCGTGCTGGATGTGCTGGAGGGCCGGGCCCAGCACCCCGGGGTCCTCTACGTGCAGAAGCAGTGCTCCAACCTGCCCACCGAGCTGCCCCAGCTGCTGCCTGACCTGGAATCCCATGTGCCCTGGGCCTCAGAAGCCCTGG GAAAGATGCCCGATGCTGTGAACTTCTGGCTAGGGGAGGCGGCTGCGGTGACTTCTTGTAGGTGTCGGGAATACAAAG GCCATCTTGGGGTGCAGGGCTCTCAGCATGATGGTTTGCCGCCTCTTGTGCCCCTGCCCTCCATACCCTGCCCCCGGGCCTTCTTTATGTTGGCAGTGCACAAGGACCCCTATGAGAACCTCTACTGCGTGGTCTCAGGAGAGAAGCATTTCCTGTTACATCCGCCCAGCGACCGGCCCTTCATCCCCTATG AGCTGTACACGCCGGCAACCTACCAGCTAACCGAAGAGGGCACCTTTAAGGTGGTGGATGAAGAGGCCATGGAGAAG GTGCCCTGGATCCCACTGGACCCCTTGGCGCCAGACCTAGCCCGCTACCCCAGTTACAGTCAGGCCCAGGCCCTTCGCTGTACAGTGCGGGCCGGTGAGATGCTCTATCTGCCGGCTCTGTGGTTCCACCACGTCCAGCAGTCCCAGGGCTGCATTGCAG TGAATTTCTGGTATGACATGGAATACGACCTCAAGTATAGTTACTTCCAGCTGCTCGACTCCCTCACCAAGGCTTCAGGCCTTGACTGA
- the JMJD7 gene encoding bifunctional peptidase and (3S)-lysyl hydroxylase JMJD7 isoform X6 — protein MCWRAGPSTPGSSTCRSSAPTCPPSCPSCCLTWNPMCPGPQKPWVLAPASLDGSYPQPGLPNLLSAICPAGKMPDAVNFWLGEAAAVTSCHLGVQGSQHDGLPPLVPLPSIPCPRAFFMLAVHKDPYENLYCVVSGEKHFLLHPPSDRPFIPYELYTPATYQLTEEGTFKVVDEEAMEKVPWIPLDPLAPDLARYPSYSQAQALRCTVRAGEMLYLPALWFHHVQQSQGCIAVNFWYDMEYDLKYSYFQLLDSLTKASGLD, from the exons ATGTGCTGGAGGGCCGGGCCCAGCACCCCGGGGTCCTCTACGTGCAGAAGCAGTGCTCCAACCTGCCCACCGAGCTGCCCCAGCTGCTGCCTGACCTGGAATCCCATGTGCCCTGGGCCTCAGAAGCCCTGG GTTTTGGCTCCGGCATCACTGGATGGCAGCTATCCCCAGCCTGGCCTTCCTAACTTGCTCTCTGCCATCTGCCCTGCAGGAAAGATGCCCGATGCTGTGAACTTCTGGCTAGGGGAGGCGGCTGCGGTGACTTCTT GCCATCTTGGGGTGCAGGGCTCTCAGCATGATGGTTTGCCGCCTCTTGTGCCCCTGCCCTCCATACCCTGCCCCCGGGCCTTCTTTATGTTGGCAGTGCACAAGGACCCCTATGAGAACCTCTACTGCGTGGTCTCAGGAGAGAAGCATTTCCTGTTACATCCGCCCAGCGACCGGCCCTTCATCCCCTATG AGCTGTACACGCCGGCAACCTACCAGCTAACCGAAGAGGGCACCTTTAAGGTGGTGGATGAAGAGGCCATGGAGAAG GTGCCCTGGATCCCACTGGACCCCTTGGCGCCAGACCTAGCCCGCTACCCCAGTTACAGTCAGGCCCAGGCCCTTCGCTGTACAGTGCGGGCCGGTGAGATGCTCTATCTGCCGGCTCTGTGGTTCCACCACGTCCAGCAGTCCCAGGGCTGCATTGCAG TGAATTTCTGGTATGACATGGAATACGACCTCAAGTATAGTTACTTCCAGCTGCTCGACTCCCTCACCAAGGCTTCAGGCCTTGACTGA
- the JMJD7 gene encoding bifunctional peptidase and (3S)-lysyl hydroxylase JMJD7 isoform X5, with protein sequence MPAERRVPLSFVLDVLEGRAQHPGVLYVQKQCSNLPTELPQLLPDLESHVPWASEALGKMPDAVNFWLGEAAAVTSCRCREYKGHLGVQGSQHDGLPPLVPLPSIPCPRAFFMLAVHKDPYENLYCVVSGEKHFLLHPPSDRPFIPYELYTPATYQLTEEGTFKVVDEEAMEKVPWIPLDPLAPDLARYPSYSQAQALRCTVRAGEMLYLPALWFHHVQQSQGCIAVNFWYDMEYDLKYSYFQLLDSLTKASGLD encoded by the exons ATGCCAGCTGAACGCCGCGTGCCCCTGAGCTTCGTGCTGGATGTGCTGGAGGGCCGGGCCCAGCACCCCGGGGTCCTCTACGTGCAGAAGCAGTGCTCCAACCTGCCCACCGAGCTGCCCCAGCTGCTGCCTGACCTGGAATCCCATGTGCCCTGGGCCTCAGAAGCCCTGG GAAAGATGCCCGATGCTGTGAACTTCTGGCTAGGGGAGGCGGCTGCGGTGACTTCTTGTAGGTGTCGGGAATACAAAG GCCATCTTGGGGTGCAGGGCTCTCAGCATGATGGTTTGCCGCCTCTTGTGCCCCTGCCCTCCATACCCTGCCCCCGGGCCTTCTTTATGTTGGCAGTGCACAAGGACCCCTATGAGAACCTCTACTGCGTGGTCTCAGGAGAGAAGCATTTCCTGTTACATCCGCCCAGCGACCGGCCCTTCATCCCCTATG AGCTGTACACGCCGGCAACCTACCAGCTAACCGAAGAGGGCACCTTTAAGGTGGTGGATGAAGAGGCCATGGAGAAG GTGCCCTGGATCCCACTGGACCCCTTGGCGCCAGACCTAGCCCGCTACCCCAGTTACAGTCAGGCCCAGGCCCTTCGCTGTACAGTGCGGGCCGGTGAGATGCTCTATCTGCCGGCTCTGTGGTTCCACCACGTCCAGCAGTCCCAGGGCTGCATTGCAG TGAATTTCTGGTATGACATGGAATACGACCTCAAGTATAGTTACTTCCAGCTGCTCGACTCCCTCACCAAGGCTTCAGGCCTTGACTGA